AGAACGCCCAATCGGTCGCGGAGTTCCTACGGGACGACGACCGCGTCGCGTGGGTGACGTATCCGGGGTTCGAGGACCACCCGACTCACGACAATGCGACCGAATATCTCGACGGCTACGGTGGCATGGTCACCTTTGGCGTCGACGGCGGCTTCGAGCCGGCCAAAACGTTCTGCGAGAGCGTCGACCGCATCAGCTTCCTCGCCAACATCGGCGACGCGAAGACGCTCGTGATTCATCCGGCCTCAACGACTCACGCCCAGTTGAGCGAAGCCGAGCAGAAGGCCGCAGGGGTTGCGCCGGATATGCTCCGGCTGTCGGTGGGCATCGAGAACAGCGAGGACATTATTGCCGATTTGGACGCCGGACTGGAAGCGGCAGCAAACCAACAATGACACATAGACAGCAACTAAAGAAGGCAAACAATGAGTGCGACTGACGTCGACCGGGGAACCGTCGAGCTCGGAGAGTTCCGCTTCGAGTGCGGCGAAACCATCCAAGAGTTAGAAATCGCCTACGAAGCCTACGGCGAGTTCACCGGCGACAACGCCGTTCTGATCTGTCATGCCCTCACCGGCAGCCAGAACGTCGCCAGCTACAACACACCCGGCACTGCCGGGCAGGCCAGAGCATGGTGGGGCGACATCGTCGGTCCCGGCAAGGCCATCGATACGACCGAATACTACGTGGTCTGTGCGAACGTCCCGGGATCGTGTTACGGCTCCTCGGGGCCATCGTCGACCAACCCTGAGACGGGCGAGCCGTGGGGCTCTGCGTTCCCACCGGTGACGATCGGCGACTGGACCCGTGCCCAGCGCCGCCTCTTGGATCATCTCGGCGTCGGCCGATTGCGACTGATCATCGGCGGTAGCGTCGGCGGGATGAATGTCCTAGAGTGGGCCAAACAGTTCCCCGACGACGCCGAACTGATCGCCCCGATTGCGGCGGCCGACAAACTCGATCCACAGTGTCTCGGCCTCGATGCCATCGCCCGGCGGGCGATCCGCAGCGACCCCAACTGGAACGGCGGCGACTACTACGGGAGTGGCGACGACGATGCCAGTCCGCCACGACAGGGGTTGGCGATTGCGCGACAGATCGGCCATCTCATGTATCTCTCGAAGGCCTCGATGGACCGCAAGTTCGGTCGACGCTCCGCGGGTCGCGACAGCGGCAT
This sequence is a window from Halohasta litchfieldiae. Protein-coding genes within it:
- the metX gene encoding homoserine O-acetyltransferase MetX is translated as MSATDVDRGTVELGEFRFECGETIQELEIAYEAYGEFTGDNAVLICHALTGSQNVASYNTPGTAGQARAWWGDIVGPGKAIDTTEYYVVCANVPGSCYGSSGPSSTNPETGEPWGSAFPPVTIGDWTRAQRRLLDHLGVGRLRLIIGGSVGGMNVLEWAKQFPDDAELIAPIAAADKLDPQCLGLDAIARRAIRSDPNWNGGDYYGSGDDDASPPRQGLAIARQIGHLMYLSKASMDRKFGRRSAGRDSGIEGSDALFPPDAAAAFFPYREVESYLDYNAEQFTDRFDANSYLYLTRAMDDYDLAEGHGTVDRAVSAFEGEVLLLSFTGDWHFTVEQSEHLAEAFRAVDIPVAHHVVDSDHGHDAFLVEPENVAPPVGDFLNSGIAGRAITDTAETDDDVDSGNTDFAPVHTSLFSG